One Salvelinus fontinalis isolate EN_2023a chromosome 11, ASM2944872v1, whole genome shotgun sequence DNA window includes the following coding sequences:
- the LOC129864893 gene encoding uncharacterized protein LOC129864893 isoform X1, whose amino-acid sequence MASSSSSDSESVGRMSLLLCWAVMALHLATGLDAASGVVNTTEDEGVDSQSPCPAGWHQNEHRCFSFYPVWATWATAELYCSQHRGNLVSVHSPGQQVFVQDLVRRHTDQPVWIGGYDAAEEGMWLWSDGSAIDGFYWEEEEPSNSGQGENCMELHTGGGRGWNDVSCGELRFYVCSMETRSGSAAMPSHNQTHERELVEEVSIYDVLWETSEKVADETLDSAFLRGMYSRRLPAHCYADFCHQEVLYLDRVITMLQVLIRTVQGPPDIMLFLQRTHQRYQESLKEAQNQTPPHLNLSSIQPSAAVRQYLQSFHDIVNEEPIYWLVSLLPRALLRPYLAQNLPLVERTRPGPSPCLYPWLNLFPCPCYQWGGEDMQSDQRNQKDESGTSYRHLLEMYQDVMDVYKAVNIFRVQMINEKALFTSRCSWFPTGDEEEVEDQLNLWSVESGPDVRVKL is encoded by the exons ATGGCATCCagcagttcatctgactctga ATCGGTTGGCAGAATGTCTCTGCTGCTTTGTTGGGCAGTGATGGCTCTGCACCTCGCAACAG GGCTGGATGCTGCCTCGGGGGTGGTGAACACTACAGAGGATGAAGGGGTGGACTCCCAGTCACCATGCCCAGCCGGGTGGCATCAGAATGAGCATCGCTGCTTCTCCTTCTACCCCGTCTGGGCCACCTGGGCCACTGCAGAG TTGTACTGCTCCCAGCACAGAGGGAACCTGGTGTCGGTTCACAGCCCGGGTCAACAGGTGTTTGTCCAGGATCTGGTGAGGAGACACACAGACCAGCCGGTCTGGATAGGAGGCTACGATGCAGCTGAG GAGGGGATGTGGCTGTGGAGTGACGGCTCAGCTATTGATGGTTTttactgggaggaggaggagcccAGTAACTCTGGACAGGGGGAGAACTGTATGGAGCTACACActggag GTGGTCGGGGCTGGAATGACGTGTCCTGTGGAGAGCTGAGGTTCTATGTGTGTTCTATGGAGACCAG ATCTGGTTCAGCAGCCATGCCAAGTCATAATCAAACACACGAGAGAG agCTGGTTGAAGAGGTGAGTATTTATGACGTCCTGTGGGAGACCAGTGAGAAAGTAGCAGATGAGACCCTCGACTCAGCCTTCCTCAGAGGAATGTATTCCAGACGTCTGCCTGCCCACTGCTACGCTGACTTCTGCCACCAGGAGGTGCTATACCTGGACAGAGTCATCACCATGCTGCAG GTGCTGATCAGAACAGTCCAGGGTCCTCCAGACATCATGCTGTTTCTCCAGAGAACACATCAACGCTACCAGGAGTCTCTGAAGGAGGCTCAGAACCAAACTCCACCACACCTG AACCTGTCCTCCATCCAGCCCTCTGCAGCCGTGCGTCAGTACCTCCAGAGCTTCCATGACATTGTGAATGAGGAGCCCATCTACTGGCTGGTGTCTCTACTGCCCAGAGCCCTGCTCAGACCTTACCTGGCACAGAACCTGCCCCTGGTTGAGAGGACCAGACCAGGCCCCAGCCCCTGCCTCTACCCCTGGCTAAACCTCTTCCCCTGCCCCTGCTACCAGTGGGGGGGAGAGGACATGCAGTCAGACCAGAGAAACCAGAAGGATGAGTCAGGGACATCTTACAG gcatCTACTGGAGATGTACCAGGATGTGATGGACGTCTATAAGGCTGTCAACATCTTCAGAGTCCAGATGATCAACGAGAAGGCTCTCTTCACCTCCAGGTGCAG TTGGTTTCCCACTGGTGacgaggaggaagtggaggaccaACTCAACCTGTGGTCTGTGGAGTCTGGACCTGACGTTAGG GTGAAGCTGTAG
- the LOC129864893 gene encoding uncharacterized protein LOC129864893 isoform X2, protein MSLLLCWAVMALHLATGLDAASGVVNTTEDEGVDSQSPCPAGWHQNEHRCFSFYPVWATWATAELYCSQHRGNLVSVHSPGQQVFVQDLVRRHTDQPVWIGGYDAAEEGMWLWSDGSAIDGFYWEEEEPSNSGQGENCMELHTGGGRGWNDVSCGELRFYVCSMETRSGSAAMPSHNQTHERELVEEVSIYDVLWETSEKVADETLDSAFLRGMYSRRLPAHCYADFCHQEVLYLDRVITMLQVLIRTVQGPPDIMLFLQRTHQRYQESLKEAQNQTPPHLNLSSIQPSAAVRQYLQSFHDIVNEEPIYWLVSLLPRALLRPYLAQNLPLVERTRPGPSPCLYPWLNLFPCPCYQWGGEDMQSDQRNQKDESGTSYRHLLEMYQDVMDVYKAVNIFRVQMINEKALFTSRCSWFPTGDEEEVEDQLNLWSVESGPDVRVKL, encoded by the exons ATGTCTCTGCTGCTTTGTTGGGCAGTGATGGCTCTGCACCTCGCAACAG GGCTGGATGCTGCCTCGGGGGTGGTGAACACTACAGAGGATGAAGGGGTGGACTCCCAGTCACCATGCCCAGCCGGGTGGCATCAGAATGAGCATCGCTGCTTCTCCTTCTACCCCGTCTGGGCCACCTGGGCCACTGCAGAG TTGTACTGCTCCCAGCACAGAGGGAACCTGGTGTCGGTTCACAGCCCGGGTCAACAGGTGTTTGTCCAGGATCTGGTGAGGAGACACACAGACCAGCCGGTCTGGATAGGAGGCTACGATGCAGCTGAG GAGGGGATGTGGCTGTGGAGTGACGGCTCAGCTATTGATGGTTTttactgggaggaggaggagcccAGTAACTCTGGACAGGGGGAGAACTGTATGGAGCTACACActggag GTGGTCGGGGCTGGAATGACGTGTCCTGTGGAGAGCTGAGGTTCTATGTGTGTTCTATGGAGACCAG ATCTGGTTCAGCAGCCATGCCAAGTCATAATCAAACACACGAGAGAG agCTGGTTGAAGAGGTGAGTATTTATGACGTCCTGTGGGAGACCAGTGAGAAAGTAGCAGATGAGACCCTCGACTCAGCCTTCCTCAGAGGAATGTATTCCAGACGTCTGCCTGCCCACTGCTACGCTGACTTCTGCCACCAGGAGGTGCTATACCTGGACAGAGTCATCACCATGCTGCAG GTGCTGATCAGAACAGTCCAGGGTCCTCCAGACATCATGCTGTTTCTCCAGAGAACACATCAACGCTACCAGGAGTCTCTGAAGGAGGCTCAGAACCAAACTCCACCACACCTG AACCTGTCCTCCATCCAGCCCTCTGCAGCCGTGCGTCAGTACCTCCAGAGCTTCCATGACATTGTGAATGAGGAGCCCATCTACTGGCTGGTGTCTCTACTGCCCAGAGCCCTGCTCAGACCTTACCTGGCACAGAACCTGCCCCTGGTTGAGAGGACCAGACCAGGCCCCAGCCCCTGCCTCTACCCCTGGCTAAACCTCTTCCCCTGCCCCTGCTACCAGTGGGGGGGAGAGGACATGCAGTCAGACCAGAGAAACCAGAAGGATGAGTCAGGGACATCTTACAG gcatCTACTGGAGATGTACCAGGATGTGATGGACGTCTATAAGGCTGTCAACATCTTCAGAGTCCAGATGATCAACGAGAAGGCTCTCTTCACCTCCAGGTGCAG TTGGTTTCCCACTGGTGacgaggaggaagtggaggaccaACTCAACCTGTGGTCTGTGGAGTCTGGACCTGACGTTAGG GTGAAGCTGTAG